One part of the Kryptolebias marmoratus isolate JLee-2015 linkage group LG2, ASM164957v2, whole genome shotgun sequence genome encodes these proteins:
- the wsb1 gene encoding WD repeat and SOCS box-containing protein 1 — protein MASFPDSVNENDIGKAKFIGELLVPVAPFDQKSGREAWTVAFAPDGSYFAWSQGHRIVRLIPWTKCLTSFSVGHGGEGTNPSSPRRLSRQNSNGGLTSPVSNEPREHTIDCGDIVWGLAFGSSVPEKQSRCVNIEWHRFKFGQDQLLLATGLNNGRIKIWDVYTGKLLLNLMDHTDVVRDLTFAPDGSLMLVSASRDKTLRVWDLKDDGNMVKVLRGHQNWVYCSAFSPDSSILCSVGAGKAVLLWNMDKYTLIRKLEGHHNDVVSCEFSPDGALLATASYDTRVIVWDHHKATILLELGHLFPPPSPIFAGGANDRWVRSVSFCPDGRHIASITDDRLVRFWSIEERAPQAIASLPNGLCCAFSAEGSVLAAGTRDGNVHFWECPRSIASLQHMCRMSLRRVLTTQQVEALAIPTPLRDFLTYRVI, from the exons ATGGCCAGCTTCCCAGACTCTGTAAATGAAAATGATATAG GTAAGGCTAAGTTCATCGGTGAACTCCTGGTCCCTGTTGCTCCATTCGACCAGAAGTCTGGGCGTGAGGCCTGGACTGTAGCCTTTGCACCCGATGGTTCCTACTTTGCTTGGTCTCAGGGGCATCGCATTGTCAGGCTCATTCCATGGACTAAATGCCTGACGAGCTT TTCAGTGGGCCATGGCGGAGAGGGTACTAACCCATCAAGCCCCCGGCGTTTGTCTCGACAGAACAGCAATGGCGGCCTGACGTCTCCGGTGTCTAATGAGCCCCGTGAGCACACGATAGACTGCGGTGACATCGTGTGGGGCTTGGCCTTCGGTTCCTCTGTGCCAGAAAAACAGAGTCGTTGTGTCAACATTGAATGGCACCGGTTCAAGTTTGGGCAGGACCAGCTACTGCTGGCAACGGGCCTCAACAATGGTCGCATCAAGATCTGGGATGTTTACACTG GAAAACTGTTGCTGAATCTGATGGACCACACCGATGTTGTGAGAGATTTGACATTTGCTCCCGATGGCAGCCTCATGTTGGTGTCTGCATCAAGAGATAAGACCCTTCGTGTGTGGGACCTCAAAGATGATG GTAACATGGTGAAGGTTTTAAGAGGACATCAGAACTGGGTCTACTGCAGCGCCTTCTCCCCCGACTCCTCCATCTTATGCTCAGTTGGTGCAGGCAAAGCA GTGTTACTGTGGAACATGGATAAGTACACGTTAATACGGAAGCTGGAGGGACACCACAATGATGTGGTGTCCTGTGAATTTTCACCAGATGGGGCGCTGTTGGCCACCGCCTCATATGATACTAGAGTGATTGTATGGGACCACCACAAGGCCACAATCCTTCTGGAGCTGGG CCATCTCTTCCCCCCTCCTTCACCCATTTTTGCTGGAGGGGCGAACGACCGCTGGGTTCGCTCAGTGAGTTTCTGCCCTGATGGCCGCCACATCGCCAGTATTACAGACGACAG GCTGGTTCGGTTCTGGAGTATTGAGGAACGGGCTCCTCAGGCAATCGCCTCCCTGCCTAATGGTCTCTGCTGTGCCTTCTCTGCTGAAGGAAGTGTTCTTGCTGCTGG AACTCGTGACGGTAACGTGCACTTCTGGGAGTGTCCTCGAAGCATCGCCAGCCTACAGCACATGTGCAGGATGTCTCTGCGGAGGGTGCTCACCACCCAGCAGGTGGAGGCTTTGGCCATTCCTACACCCCTGCGAGACTTCCTGACCTATAGAGTGATCTGA